Proteins encoded by one window of Inmirania thermothiophila:
- the aroA gene encoding 3-phosphoshikimate 1-carboxyvinyltransferase yields the protein MARIDYRVAPGGRLRGSVEVPGDKSVSHRVVMLGAIAEGTTEAEGFLEGEDALATVAAFRAMGVEIEGPREGCIRVHGVGLHGLRPPEGPLDLGNSGTSMRLLAGLLAAQPFDTVLTGDASLRRRPMRRVTQPLQLMGARIETTPEGTAPLVIRGRRRLAGIHYPMPVASAQVKSALLLAGLYAEGRTCVVEPAPTRDHTERMLAAFGAPVRFGDGTACVEGGARLRGRRVLVPGDLSSAAFLLVGATIAPGSELELRGVGVNPTRTGVLHILRAMGAEIEVLDPREAGGEPVADLRVRHAPLRGIEIPPEWVPLAIDEFPAVFVAAACAEGETVLRGAAELRVKESDRIAAMAEALQGVGIEARPLPDGIVVRGGRIRGGSVWSHGDHRVAMAMAVAALRAEGTVLVRDCAAVATSFPGFAELAARLGLGIETVVR from the coding sequence GTGGCGCGCATCGACTACCGCGTCGCCCCCGGCGGCCGCCTGCGCGGCAGCGTCGAGGTGCCCGGGGACAAGTCCGTCTCCCACCGCGTGGTGATGCTGGGCGCCATCGCCGAGGGCACCACCGAGGCCGAGGGCTTCCTCGAGGGCGAGGATGCGCTCGCCACCGTGGCCGCCTTCCGCGCCATGGGGGTGGAGATCGAAGGGCCGCGCGAGGGGTGCATCCGCGTCCACGGCGTCGGCCTCCACGGCCTGCGCCCGCCCGAGGGCCCCCTCGACCTCGGCAACTCCGGGACCTCCATGCGCCTGCTCGCGGGCCTGCTCGCGGCCCAGCCCTTCGACACCGTGCTCACGGGCGACGCCTCCCTGCGCCGCCGCCCCATGCGGCGGGTGACGCAGCCGCTGCAGCTCATGGGCGCGCGCATCGAGACCACCCCCGAGGGCACGGCGCCCCTCGTCATCCGCGGCCGCCGGCGGCTGGCCGGGATCCACTACCCGATGCCGGTGGCCAGCGCCCAGGTCAAGTCGGCGCTGCTGCTCGCCGGGCTCTACGCCGAGGGGCGCACCTGCGTGGTGGAGCCGGCGCCGACCCGCGACCACACCGAGCGCATGCTGGCCGCCTTCGGCGCCCCCGTCCGGTTCGGCGACGGCACGGCCTGCGTCGAGGGCGGGGCGCGGCTGCGCGGGCGGCGGGTGCTGGTGCCCGGGGACCTCTCCTCGGCCGCCTTCCTCCTCGTGGGCGCCACCATCGCCCCGGGCTCGGAGCTGGAGCTGCGGGGCGTCGGCGTCAACCCGACGCGCACCGGCGTCCTCCACATCCTGCGCGCCATGGGGGCCGAGATCGAGGTCCTCGACCCGCGCGAGGCGGGCGGCGAACCGGTGGCCGACCTGCGTGTGCGCCACGCCCCCCTGCGCGGGATCGAGATCCCGCCGGAGTGGGTGCCGCTCGCCATCGACGAGTTCCCGGCGGTGTTCGTCGCCGCCGCCTGCGCCGAGGGCGAGACCGTGCTGCGCGGCGCCGCGGAGCTGCGGGTCAAGGAGAGCGACCGCATCGCCGCCATGGCCGAGGCCCTCCAGGGGGTCGGGATCGAGGCCCGGCCGCTGCCGGACGGCATCGTCGTCCGCGGCGGGCGCATCCGCGGCGGCAGCGTCTGGAGCCACGGCGACCATCGCGTGGCGATGGCCATGGCGGTGGCGGCGCTGCGCGCCGAGGGCACCGTCCTGGTGCGCGACTGCGCCGCGGTGGCGACCTCGTTCCCGGGCTTCGCCGAGCTCGCCGCCCGGCTCGGCCTCGGCATCGAAACGGTGGTGCGCTGA
- a CDS encoding NUDIX domain-containing protein, which yields MFRPRFRLGDVRVLARETCHDGFFRLDRLHLRHALFGGGESPPLMRELFVRGEAVAVLPYDPAADAVVLVEQFRVGALAHPAGPWLLEIVAGVFDHGESAEAVARREVREETGCEATALWPLGRFYTSPGASSERILLYLARVRAPAAGGVFGLAEEGEDIRSHVLPLAEALAGIEAGWIEASYSIIALQWLALHRTRVRAAWAEGG from the coding sequence GTGTTCCGTCCCCGCTTCCGCCTGGGCGACGTCCGCGTCCTCGCCCGCGAGACCTGCCACGACGGCTTCTTCCGCCTCGACCGCCTGCACCTTCGCCACGCCCTCTTCGGCGGCGGCGAGAGCCCGCCCCTGATGCGGGAGCTCTTCGTTCGCGGCGAGGCGGTGGCGGTGCTGCCCTACGACCCTGCGGCCGACGCCGTGGTCCTGGTGGAGCAGTTCCGGGTCGGCGCCCTCGCGCATCCGGCCGGTCCCTGGCTGCTGGAGATCGTGGCCGGCGTCTTCGACCACGGCGAGTCGGCGGAAGCGGTGGCGCGGCGCGAGGTGCGCGAGGAGACGGGCTGCGAGGCCACGGCGCTGTGGCCGCTGGGGCGGTTCTACACGAGCCCCGGGGCGAGCTCGGAGCGGATCCTGCTCTATCTCGCGCGGGTGCGGGCGCCCGCCGCAGGGGGGGTGTTCGGCCTCGCCGAGGAGGGCGAGGACATCCGCAGCCACGTCCTGCCGCTCGCGGAAGCGCTGGCCGGCATCGAGGCCGGCTGGATCGAGGCCTCCTACAGCATCATCGCGCTCCAGTGGCTCGCCCTCCACCGGACGCGGGTGCGCGCGGCCTGGGCCGAGGGCGGCTGA
- the purB gene encoding adenylosuccinate lyase → MDRASLTALSPVDGRYAAATEELRPLFSEYGLIRHRVLVEVRWLQALAAEPAIAEVPPLSAHARELLERLALGFTEDDGRRVKNIEASINHDVKAVEYFIKERIAGNDELARIAEFVHFACTSEDVNNLAYALILREARSQALLPAMDELIAALRELAHALAEQPMLSRTHGQPASPTTLGKELANFVHRLRRQRAQLAAVPVLGKINGAVGNYNAHVAAYPEVDWPRLAEGFVAGLGLEWNPYTTQIEPHDWIAEYLDALARFNTVLVDLCRDLWGYIALGYFRQRVVAGEVGSSTMPHKVNPIDFENAEGNLGIANALADHLARKLPVSRWQRDLTDSTALRNLGVVVGHSLLAYRACLRGLGKLEADPERLEADLAQAWEVLAEAIQTVMRRHGVDRPYERLKELTRGRRIDAGALREFVLGLPIPEAARARLLALTPRDYVGLAAEQARAV, encoded by the coding sequence ATGGACCGCGCCAGCCTCACCGCCCTCTCGCCGGTGGACGGCCGCTATGCCGCCGCCACCGAGGAGCTGCGGCCCCTGTTCAGCGAGTACGGCCTCATCCGCCACCGCGTCCTCGTGGAGGTGCGCTGGCTCCAGGCCCTCGCCGCCGAACCGGCCATCGCCGAGGTGCCCCCGCTCTCGGCCCACGCCCGGGAGCTGCTCGAGCGCCTCGCCCTCGGCTTCACCGAGGACGACGGCCGCCGGGTCAAGAACATCGAGGCGAGCATCAACCACGACGTCAAGGCGGTGGAGTACTTCATCAAGGAGCGCATCGCCGGCAACGACGAGCTCGCCCGCATCGCCGAGTTCGTCCACTTCGCCTGCACCTCCGAGGACGTCAACAACCTCGCCTACGCCCTCATCCTGCGCGAGGCCCGAAGCCAGGCCCTGCTGCCGGCCATGGACGAGCTCATCGCCGCCCTGCGCGAGCTCGCCCACGCCCTCGCCGAGCAGCCCATGCTCTCGCGCACCCACGGCCAGCCCGCCTCGCCCACGACCCTGGGCAAGGAGCTCGCCAACTTCGTCCACCGCCTGCGCCGCCAGCGCGCCCAGCTCGCCGCGGTGCCGGTGCTGGGCAAGATCAACGGCGCCGTCGGCAACTACAACGCCCACGTCGCGGCCTACCCCGAGGTGGACTGGCCGCGTCTCGCCGAGGGCTTCGTCGCCGGCCTCGGCCTCGAGTGGAACCCCTACACCACCCAGATCGAGCCCCACGACTGGATCGCCGAGTACCTGGACGCCCTCGCCCGCTTCAACACCGTGCTGGTGGACCTCTGCCGCGACCTCTGGGGCTACATCGCCCTCGGCTACTTCCGCCAGCGCGTGGTCGCCGGCGAGGTGGGCTCCTCCACCATGCCGCACAAGGTCAACCCCATCGACTTCGAGAACGCCGAGGGCAACCTGGGCATCGCCAACGCCCTCGCCGACCACCTCGCGCGCAAGCTGCCGGTCTCGCGCTGGCAGCGCGACCTGACCGACTCCACGGCGCTGCGCAACCTCGGGGTCGTGGTGGGCCACTCGCTGCTCGCCTACCGCGCCTGCCTGCGCGGGCTCGGCAAGCTCGAGGCCGACCCGGAGCGGCTCGAGGCCGACCTCGCCCAGGCCTGGGAGGTGCTCGCCGAGGCGATCCAGACCGTGATGCGCCGTCACGGCGTCGACCGCCCCTACGAGCGGCTCAAGGAGCTGACGCGCGGGCGGCGCATCGACGCCGGGGCGCTGCGCGAGTTCGTCCTCGGCCTGCCGATCCCGGAGGCGGCGCGGGCGCGGCTGCTCGCCCTGACCCCGCGCGACTACGTGGGGCTCGCCGCGGAGCAGGCCCGCGCCGTATGA